CCACCACCTGGTCGTCGGCGGCGTTGAGGAATCGGGCCACCGAGCCGCGGGCCGACTCGTAGCAGTCGGTCGAGACCCGGGAGGCGTAGCCGGCGCCGCGATGCACGCTGGCGTAGAACGGCAGCAGCTCGGCGACTCGGTCGGTGACCTGCCGCAGGGCGGGGGCGCTCGCCGCGTAGTCGAAGTTGGCGTATCCGACGGTCCCGCCCTGAACGAGCGGAACCCGCAGGTCACAGCCCGATACGGGGGCGAGTGGGGCACAGGTCTGGTCGGCGAATGCGGTCATCACGAAATCCCATCGGGTTCATGGACACGCGATCGGAGCTGCCGCCCTCACAACGGAAAGCGAATCGATCGAGAGTCCGCGCTTGCCGTGCCCGGTCGGGCGACGGCCCGGTCGTCACCCGGAGCACCCCACCGCGGAGGAGGGTTGCCGACCAGCTAGCCGGGGCTTGACGCTGGTACTCATGACCTGATTGCAGAGACTGGCAGATGTTTCGCGGCCTTGTCAAGGCGGAACCGGAAGGCGGGATCCAAGCGGGCGGCTGTGACCGATGGCGCGACCGTCTCGGAAAAATCGTCCGAAAGTTGGATCGGGTGGGCCGCAAAGTTCGAATCGCGAGATCGTTGCTGGGGCGTATGGTCGAGGAGGAAGTTAGGGTAGCCAAAGTGGGGTGCCCCGGAGTTGATCACGAGGAGCACGAGCATGTTGGATACCAGCGCCCCGTTCTCGACGCTTATTCGCACCGCGACCGAGCAGCAGCACAACGAGGCGGAGCATTCCACGTTCATGCGGGATCTGCTCACCGGGCAGCTCGGGGTGGAGGCGTTCTACCGCTACACCTCCCAGCTGTGGTTCGTGTACGCGGCGCTCGAAAAGCATTCCGAGACTTTGGCTTCCGATCCGGTGGCGGGGCCCTTCGTCAAACCGGAACTGGCGCGGCTGGCCGCACTGGAGGCCGATCTGGCTCACCTCGGTGGCGAGAACTGGCGTGACGAACTGACCGCGCTGCCCGCCACCGCCGCCTACGCCGCCCGCATCGAAGAAGTCGCGACCGAGTGGCCCGCCGGCTACGTTGTGCACCACTACACCCGCTACCTGGGGGATCTCTCCGGCGGTCAGGTCATTCGCGGCACCGCGGAGAAACTGTGGAACCTGCCGAAGAAGGGGGATGGCGTGCGGTTCTACGTGTTCGACGAGATCTCCAATCCCGCCGCGTTCAAACGGGATTACCGCGAAGCTCTCGACCAGCTTCCCCTGGAGGGACCCGAAGTCGATCGCGTGCTGGACGAGGCACGGTTGGCATTCACCATGAACACCAACCTGTTCGGTGAGCTGGGTGCGGAGTGCTCCCCCGCCTCTCCGCGTATCTAGCGGGCGGCCGAGAGCCGTAGGAATCGTGCATCCGTGCCGCCGGTCGGGTGCCGAACCAATTCTGGTCGTACCCGGTGAGTTACCCGGAACTCGCGAAATCAGTTGTCGCGTTGGGATGCACGTCTGACCCGTTCGTCGGGGGCTGGTCAGGCCGGTAGCGTGCTTGCGCAGCCTCGGCGGATGGGTTGCGATGGGGGTATGAGTTTTCCGCTGCTGTTGAGTTTCGTCGGATTGTGCGTGCTGCTGGCGCTCACGCCCGGGCCGGATACGTTTCTGGTGCTGCGATTCTCGATGGCCGGATCGCGGCCCGGG
This sequence is a window from Nocardia yunnanensis. Protein-coding genes within it:
- a CDS encoding heme oxygenase (biliverdin-producing), coding for MLDTSAPFSTLIRTATEQQHNEAEHSTFMRDLLTGQLGVEAFYRYTSQLWFVYAALEKHSETLASDPVAGPFVKPELARLAALEADLAHLGGENWRDELTALPATAAYAARIEEVATEWPAGYVVHHYTRYLGDLSGGQVIRGTAEKLWNLPKKGDGVRFYVFDEISNPAAFKRDYREALDQLPLEGPEVDRVLDEARLAFTMNTNLFGELGAECSPASPRI